In the genome of Mucilaginibacter sp. 14171R-50, the window CATAGTCGTTTGTAAGTGCGCTGAGTTCCTCGGTTATATCGCCCTCAATGGCAGCAACTTCCGCGCTGATGTCGCCAAATTGCTGTGCGTTCTCAATCTCCATCAGCCGCTCGTTAATGTCCATCATCTCCATTAAAAAATCTGCCGGTAGCTGCGGTTTAGCGCCCTCGTTCACCAGGTCGTGCAGCTTCAGTATATATTCTAACAGCTTGTTAGGGTCGCTAAGTGTTTGGTAGGCCTTATTATTCAGGGTTGATAGCTCCAGTATTTCCTGCTGTTTGTTATCGTCCTCGTTCGCAAAAAAGTCGGGGTGATACTGCTTGCTCAAAGCATAAAACTGCTTTTTAAGCTGTGCTGCATCGGGCTTAAATGTTTCGGGCAGGCCGTAAAATTCGAAGTAATTCATTAATGCAAAACTACAAATTTTTGGTGGCTGAAATTTAAATTACCTTAGCGTATATAACATAGCTAATCTATTATGCCCGTTTTTTACGACCAGATGAACAACGCCGTTAATTTACCGGCAGCGCCGCGGCGAATCATTTCTATCGTGCCATCGCAAACGGAACTGCTGTTCTATCTGGGTTTAGGCGAACGGATTGTTGGCGTAACCAAATTCTGCATCCATCCGATAGAAAAAGTTAAACAGGTGGCTAAAATTGGGGGCACCAAGCAATTAAACATCGGGGCGATACATCAACTGCAACCCGACCTGATCGTTGCTAATAAAGAGGAAAATGAGCAAAGCCAGGTAGAAGAACTGATGAAGCATTACCCGGTTTGGGTAAGTGATATAACCGACCTGGACGGCGCGCTTGACATGATAACCAAGGTAGGAGAGGTGACCGGCAAGCTAACTGAAGCGTTAAGCATATCCAATAAAATTTCGCTCCAATTTCAAACCTTAAAGTCCGGTGGTGCAAAAACGCGGGTTACATACTTTATTTGGCGCAAACCTTATATGGTTGCGGGCAGCGGGACATTTATAAACAGAATGCTGCAATTATGCGGATTTGAAAACGCGATTAACGCAACAAGGTATCCCGAACTTACCATTGAGGCTATAAAAGAGGTGAACCCACAGGTTATACTGTTGTCATCAGAGCCTTATCCATTCGCTAAAAAACATATTGATGAGTTTAAAAAGCTGCTGCCCGATGCAAAGGTGGTGCTGGTTGATGGCGAAATGTTTTCATGGTATGGTAGCCGTTTGTTACATGCGCCAGCATACTTTAAAGGCCTTATTGATAAATTAACACCAATGTAATGAGGCAGATAACGAAAAAAGTAAAATTCCGTTTTAAAGTATAGCTTTTTAAGCTATCTTTGCCAACTCTAAAAAACCAAACGCGGAAGTGGCGTAATTGGTAGCCGCACCAGACTTAGGATCTGGCGCCGCGAGGCGTGGGGGTTCGAGTCCCTTCTTCCGCACATTTTTTGAAGCCGTTAACTGAGCAAGTTAGCGGCTTTTTTTATGCCTTATACACTTTCAGGCGCTTAGCGAGCTTATATAAGTTTTAACTATCCCTTCATAGAGATTATTGATTATGATTATAAATATCAATCCCCTATTTTTATATAGTGTCC includes:
- a CDS encoding helical backbone metal receptor; translation: MPVFYDQMNNAVNLPAAPRRIISIVPSQTELLFYLGLGERIVGVTKFCIHPIEKVKQVAKIGGTKQLNIGAIHQLQPDLIVANKEENEQSQVEELMKHYPVWVSDITDLDGALDMITKVGEVTGKLTEALSISNKISLQFQTLKSGGAKTRVTYFIWRKPYMVAGSGTFINRMLQLCGFENAINATRYPELTIEAIKEVNPQVILLSSEPYPFAKKHIDEFKKLLPDAKVVLVDGEMFSWYGSRLLHAPAYFKGLIDKLTPM
- the hscB gene encoding Fe-S protein assembly co-chaperone HscB → MNYFEFYGLPETFKPDAAQLKKQFYALSKQYHPDFFANEDDNKQQEILELSTLNNKAYQTLSDPNKLLEYILKLHDLVNEGAKPQLPADFLMEMMDINERLMEIENAQQFGDISAEVAAIEGDITEELSALTNDYENLNDTAREDRLNDIANIYYRQKYLLRIKESLDTFAARF